In the genome of Magnolia sinica isolate HGM2019 chromosome 2, MsV1, whole genome shotgun sequence, one region contains:
- the LOC131237016 gene encoding heavy metal-associated isoprenylated plant protein 26-like, producing MGALDYLSDLFSFPRSNSSIKKRKQLQTVEIKVRMDCEGCERKVKKAVEGMKGLTHVEVDRKQQKLTVVGYVDPNKVLRRVRWRTGKKAELWPYVPYSVVPQPYAPGAYDKKAPPGYVRNVVDSSSSLARASSTEAKFTTFSDDNPNACATM from the exons ATGGGAGCTCTGGATTACCTTTCCGATCTATTCTCATTCCCACGCAGCAACAGCAGCATCAAGAAGCGCAAGCAGTTGCAG ACAGTGGAGATTAAAGTGAGGATGGATTGCGAAGGCTGCGAGAGGAAGGTGAAGAAGGCCGTAGAAGGCATGAAAG GTCTGACCCACGTGGAAGTGGACAGGAAGCAGCAAAAGCTGACGGTCGTGGGATACGTGGACCCAAACAAGGTGTTGAGGAGAGTGAGGTGGCGGACTGGGAAGAAGGCTGAGTTATGGCCGTACGTACCATACAGCGTCGTGCCCCAACCATACGCACCTGGCGCGTACGATAAGAAGGCCCCGCCCGGCTACGTGCGGAATGTGGTGGACTCCTCGTCCTCTCTGGCACGTGCTAGTTCGACCGAGGCGAAGTTCACTACTTTCAGCGACGACAACCCCAACGCGTGCGCCACCATGTAA